Proteins from a single region of Streptomyces sp. Tu 3180:
- a CDS encoding protein-tyrosine-phosphatase, translating into MTAPEAGRGIGNGESSAEVTTTFGFPRDTFRILHVSTGNVCRSPITERLTRHFVSQRLGILGGGLIVESAGTWGHEGAPMEAHAETVLADFGADASGFTGRELLDEHVIRADLVLTATRDHRAQVISMGHSAGLRTFTLKEFTRLVNAIDPATLPPLDDGLVMRARALVRAAAALRGWLLAPTAEADEVHDPYGAPLTFFRSIGDEIHQALDPVVTALTGVPTRA; encoded by the coding sequence TTGACGGCCCCGGAAGCGGGGCGTGGCATAGGCAACGGGGAATCCAGCGCGGAGGTGACGACCACCTTCGGGTTTCCGCGCGACACCTTCCGCATCCTCCACGTCAGTACCGGAAACGTGTGCCGCTCGCCCATCACCGAGCGGCTGACCCGGCATTTCGTGAGCCAGCGGCTGGGCATCCTGGGCGGCGGGCTGATCGTGGAGAGCGCGGGCACCTGGGGCCACGAGGGCGCGCCCATGGAGGCCCACGCGGAGACCGTGCTCGCCGACTTCGGCGCGGACGCCTCCGGCTTCACGGGGCGCGAGCTCCTGGACGAGCACGTGATCCGCGCCGACCTCGTCCTGACCGCCACCCGGGACCACCGCGCCCAGGTCATCTCCATGGGCCACTCGGCGGGCCTGCGCACCTTCACGCTGAAGGAGTTCACCCGTCTGGTGAACGCCATCGACCCGGCGACCCTGCCCCCGCTGGACGACGGCCTGGTCATGCGCGCCCGCGCCCTGGTCCGCGCGGCCGCCGCCCTGCGCGGGTGGCTCCTGGCCCCGACGGCCGAGGCGGACGAGGTCCACGACCCGTACGGGGCGCCGCTGACCTTCTTCCGCTCCATCGGCGACGAGATACACCAGGCCCTGGACCCGGTGGTCACGGCCCTGACGGGCGTACCGACGCGGGCCTGA
- the atpA gene encoding F0F1 ATP synthase subunit alpha: MAELTIRPEEIRDALENFVQSYKPDAASREEVGTVTLAGDGIAKVEGLPSAMANELLKFEDGTLGLALNLEEREIGAIVLGEFSGIEEGQPVTRTGEVLSVAVGEGYLGRVVDPLGNPIDGLGEIETEGRRALELQAPTVMQRKSVHEPMETGYKAVDAMTPIGRGQRQLIIGDRQTGKTALAVDTIINQRDNWRTGDPKKQVRCIYVAIGQKGSTIASVRRALEENGALEYTTIVAAPASDPAGFKYLAPYTGSAIGQQWMYEGKHVLIIFDDLSKQADAYRAVSLLLRRPPGREAYPGDVFYLHSRLLERCAKLSDDMGAGSMTGLPIVETKANDVSAFIPTNVISITDGQCFLESDLFNAGQRPALNVGISVSRVGGSAQHKAMKQVSGRLRVDLAQFRELEAFAAFGSDLDAASKAQLERGQRMVELLKQDQYQPMSTEDQVVSVWAGTTGKMDDVPVADIRRFEKELLEYLHRKEQGLMTSIREGGKMSDDTLQAVAEAIADFKKQFETSDGKLLGEEASAAPKATSASK, translated from the coding sequence ATGGCGGAGCTCACGATCCGGCCGGAGGAGATCCGGGACGCGCTGGAGAACTTCGTCCAGTCGTACAAGCCGGACGCGGCCTCGCGCGAGGAGGTCGGTACGGTCACCCTTGCCGGCGACGGCATCGCGAAGGTCGAGGGTCTCCCCTCGGCCATGGCCAACGAGCTGCTGAAGTTCGAGGACGGCACCCTCGGCCTCGCCCTCAACCTCGAGGAGCGCGAGATCGGTGCCATCGTCCTCGGTGAGTTCAGCGGCATCGAGGAAGGCCAGCCGGTCACCCGCACCGGCGAGGTCCTGTCCGTCGCCGTGGGCGAGGGCTACCTCGGCCGTGTGGTCGACCCGCTCGGCAACCCGATCGACGGCCTCGGCGAGATCGAGACCGAGGGCCGCCGTGCCCTCGAACTGCAGGCCCCCACGGTCATGCAGCGCAAGTCGGTGCACGAGCCGATGGAGACGGGCTACAAGGCCGTCGACGCCATGACCCCGATCGGCCGTGGTCAGCGTCAGCTGATCATCGGCGACCGCCAGACCGGCAAGACCGCCCTGGCCGTCGACACGATCATCAACCAGCGTGACAACTGGCGCACCGGCGACCCGAAGAAGCAGGTCCGCTGCATCTACGTCGCCATCGGCCAGAAGGGCTCCACCATCGCGTCGGTCCGCCGCGCGCTGGAGGAGAACGGCGCGCTGGAGTACACGACCATCGTCGCCGCCCCGGCGTCCGACCCGGCCGGCTTCAAGTACCTGGCGCCGTACACCGGTTCCGCCATCGGTCAGCAGTGGATGTACGAGGGCAAGCACGTCCTGATCATCTTCGACGACCTGTCGAAGCAGGCCGACGCCTACCGCGCCGTGTCCCTGCTGCTGCGCCGCCCGCCGGGCCGCGAGGCCTACCCGGGTGACGTCTTCTACCTGCACTCCCGTCTGCTGGAGCGCTGCGCCAAGCTCTCCGACGACATGGGTGCCGGCTCGATGACCGGTCTGCCGATCGTCGAGACCAAGGCCAACGACGTCTCGGCGTTCATCCCGACCAACGTCATCTCCATCACCGACGGCCAGTGCTTCCTGGAGTCCGACCTGTTCAACGCCGGTCAGCGCCCGGCCCTGAACGTCGGTATCTCGGTCTCCCGCGTCGGTGGCTCCGCCCAGCACAAGGCGATGAAGCAGGTCTCCGGCCGTCTGCGCGTGGACCTCGCCCAGTTCCGTGAGCTGGAGGCGTTCGCCGCCTTCGGTTCCGACCTGGACGCCGCGTCGAAGGCGCAGCTGGAGCGCGGTCAGCGCATGGTCGAGCTGCTGAAGCAGGACCAGTACCAGCCGATGTCCACCGAGGACCAGGTCGTCTCCGTCTGGGCCGGCACCACCGGCAAGATGGACGACGTCCCCGTCGCCGACATCCGCCGCTTCGAGAAGGAGCTGCTGGAGTACCTGCACCGCAAGGAGCAGGGCCTCATGACCTCCATCCGCGAGGGCGGCAAGATGTCCGACGACACCCTGCAGGCCGTGGCCGAGGCGATCGCGGACTTCAAGAAGCAGTTCGAGACGAGCGACGGCAAGCTGCTCGGCGAGGAAGCCTCGGCTGCCCCGAAGGCGACCAGCGCCTCCAAGTGA
- a CDS encoding F0F1 ATP synthase subunit gamma, with protein sequence MGAQLRVYKRRIRSVTATKKITKAMEMIAASRVVKAQRKVAASTPYARELTRAVTAVGTGSNTKHPLTTEAENPTRAAVLLLTSDRGLAGAFNSNAIKAAEQLTERLEREGKQVDTYIVGRRGIAHYNFRERKVAESFTGFTDEPSYADAKKVAAPLIEAIEKETADGGVDELHIVYTEFVSMMTQTAVDSRLLPLRLEEVAQETATKGEILPLYDFEPSAEDVLDALLPRYVESRIYNALLQSAASKHAATRRAMKSATDNAGELINTLSRLANAARQAEITQEISEIVGGASALADATAGSDN encoded by the coding sequence ATGGGAGCCCAGCTCCGGGTCTACAAGCGTCGCATCCGATCCGTCACCGCGACCAAGAAGATCACGAAGGCGATGGAGATGATCGCCGCCTCGCGCGTCGTCAAGGCGCAGCGCAAGGTGGCGGCCTCCACGCCGTACGCGCGGGAACTGACCCGCGCGGTCACGGCGGTCGGCACCGGTTCGAACACCAAGCACCCGCTGACCACGGAGGCGGAGAACCCGACCCGTGCCGCGGTCCTGCTCCTCACGAGCGACCGCGGCCTGGCCGGCGCCTTCAACTCCAACGCCATCAAGGCGGCGGAACAGCTGACCGAGCGCCTGGAGCGCGAGGGCAAGCAGGTCGACACGTACATCGTCGGCCGGCGCGGCATCGCCCACTACAACTTCCGTGAGCGCAAGGTCGCGGAGTCGTTCACGGGCTTCACCGACGAGCCCTCGTACGCGGACGCCAAGAAGGTCGCGGCCCCGCTGATCGAGGCCATCGAGAAGGAGACGGCGGACGGCGGCGTGGACGAACTCCACATCGTCTACACCGAGTTCGTCTCGATGATGACGCAGACGGCGGTCGATTCCCGGCTGCTTCCGCTGCGCCTCGAAGAGGTCGCGCAGGAGACCGCCACCAAGGGCGAGATCCTGCCGCTGTACGACTTCGAGCCGTCGGCGGAGGACGTCCTCGACGCCCTGCTGCCGCGCTACGTGGAGAGCCGGATCTACAACGCGCTGCTCCAGTCGGCCGCTTCGAAGCACGCCGCCACGCGGCGCGCGATGAAGTCGGCCACCGACAACGCGGGCGAGCTGATCAACACGCTCTCCCGTCTTGCCAACGCGGCCCGCCAGGCCGAAATCACCCAGGAAATCAGCGAGATCGTCGGTGGCGCGAGCGCCCTGGCCGACGCGACCGCGGGGAGTGACAACTAA
- the prmC gene encoding peptide chain release factor N(5)-glutamine methyltransferase produces the protein MNLLLAEVAQATQRLADAGVPSPRTDAEELAAFVHGVKRGELHTVKDSDFDARYWEVIARREAREPLQHITGRAYFRYLELQVGPGVFVPRPETESVVEWAIDAVRAMDVVEPCIVDLCTGSGAIALALAQEVPRSRVYAVELSEDALVWTRKNMEGSRVELRQGDALRAFPDLDGQVDLVVSNPPYIPLTEWEYVAPEARDYDPQLALFSGEDGLDLIRGLERTAHRLLRPGGVVVVEHADTQGGQVPWIFAEDRGWTDAADHPDLNNRPRFATARKALP, from the coding sequence GTGAACCTGCTGCTCGCCGAGGTGGCCCAGGCCACCCAGCGGCTCGCCGACGCCGGCGTGCCCTCGCCGCGCACCGACGCGGAGGAGCTCGCCGCGTTCGTGCACGGCGTCAAGCGCGGCGAGCTGCACACCGTGAAGGACTCCGACTTCGACGCCCGGTACTGGGAGGTCATCGCCCGCCGCGAGGCCCGCGAACCGCTCCAGCACATCACCGGGCGCGCCTACTTCCGCTACCTGGAGCTCCAGGTGGGACCCGGGGTGTTCGTCCCGCGCCCGGAGACCGAGTCGGTGGTCGAGTGGGCCATAGACGCCGTCCGCGCCATGGACGTCGTCGAGCCCTGCATCGTCGACCTGTGCACCGGCTCCGGTGCGATCGCCCTCGCCCTCGCCCAGGAGGTGCCGCGCTCGCGCGTGTACGCCGTGGAGCTGTCCGAGGACGCCCTGGTGTGGACCCGCAAGAACATGGAGGGCTCCCGCGTCGAACTGCGCCAGGGCGACGCCCTGAGGGCCTTCCCCGACCTCGACGGCCAGGTCGACCTGGTCGTCTCCAACCCGCCGTACATCCCGCTCACCGAGTGGGAGTACGTGGCCCCGGAGGCCCGCGACTACGACCCCCAGCTGGCCCTGTTCTCCGGCGAGGACGGCCTCGACCTCATCCGCGGCCTGGAGCGCACCGCGCACCGGCTGCTGCGCCCCGGCGGGGTGGTCGTCGTCGAGCACGCCGACACCCAGGGCGGCCAGGTGCCGTGGATCTTCGCCGAGGACCGCGGCTGGACCGACGCCGCCGACCACCCCGACCTGAACAACCGCCCCCGGTTCGCCACCGCCCGCAAGGCGCTGCCGTGA
- the atpE gene encoding ATP synthase F0 subunit C, producing MAATETLAAVSGSLGSIGYGLAAIGPGIGIGIIFGNGTQALARQPEAAGLIRANQILGFAFCEALALIGIVMPFVFGQ from the coding sequence ATGGCTGCCACTGAGACCCTCGCCGCTGTCTCCGGCTCCCTCGGCTCCATCGGTTACGGCCTCGCCGCCATCGGCCCTGGCATCGGCATCGGCATCATCTTCGGCAACGGCACCCAGGCCCTCGCCCGTCAGCCCGAGGCGGCCGGTCTGATCCGCGCCAACCAGATCCTCGGCTTCGCCTTCTGTGAGGCGCTCGCCCTCATCGGCATCGTTATGCCGTTCGTGTTCGGTCAGTAA
- a CDS encoding F0F1 ATP synthase subunit delta: MNGASREALAAARERLDALTDSTSVNAGSLADELAAVTALLDREVSLRRVLTDPAQAGEAKAQLAQRLLGSQVSGPAADLVSGMVRSRWSQSRDLVDALEELADTADLTAAQQAGALDDVEDELFRFGRIVSSNTELRAALTNRSATASAKGELLRSLLGGRANATTGRLVTRLVTVPRGRSLESGLESLSKLAAERRDRMVAVVTSAVPLSDTQKQRLGAALAKLYGRQMHLNLDVDPAVLGGIRVQVGDEVINGSLADRLEDASRRLAS; encoded by the coding sequence ATGAACGGAGCGAGCCGCGAGGCCCTGGCAGCCGCACGTGAGCGTCTCGACGCGCTGACGGACTCCACGTCCGTGAACGCGGGCTCGCTCGCCGACGAGCTGGCCGCCGTCACCGCGCTGCTCGACCGCGAGGTGTCGCTGCGTCGGGTCCTCACCGACCCGGCGCAGGCCGGTGAGGCCAAGGCCCAGCTGGCCCAGCGCCTGCTCGGCTCGCAGGTCAGCGGCCCGGCCGCGGACCTGGTGTCCGGCATGGTGCGCTCCCGCTGGTCGCAGTCCCGCGACCTGGTGGACGCGCTGGAGGAGCTGGCCGACACCGCCGACCTCACCGCCGCCCAGCAGGCGGGCGCGCTCGACGACGTCGAGGACGAGCTGTTCCGGTTCGGCCGGATCGTCTCCTCGAACACCGAGCTGCGCGCCGCGCTGACCAACCGGAGCGCCACCGCCTCCGCCAAGGGCGAGCTGCTGCGCAGCCTGCTCGGCGGCAGGGCGAACGCGACCACCGGGCGTCTGGTGACGCGTCTCGTGACCGTTCCCCGGGGACGTAGCCTGGAGTCGGGACTGGAGTCCCTGTCCAAGCTCGCCGCCGAGCGCCGCGACCGCATGGTGGCCGTGGTCACCTCCGCGGTGCCGCTGAGCGACACGCAGAAGCAGCGCCTGGGCGCCGCCCTCGCGAAGCTCTACGGCCGCCAGATGCACCTCAACCTGGACGTGGACCCCGCGGTCCTCGGCGGAATCCGGGTGCAGGTCGGCGACGAGGTCATCAACGGCTCCCTCGCGGACCGGCTGGAGGACGCGAGCCGCCGGCTGGCGAGCTGA
- the atpB gene encoding F0F1 ATP synthase subunit A: protein MSDNGCGFPAPGLHSFLFKPIATVGGFEFNKVMLLSLITTVLVVGFFWAAFGKAKVVPGKLQMVGEAGYDFVRRGIVYETLGKKEGEKYVPLMVSLFFFIWIMNVWSVIPLAQFPVASIIAFPAVLAAIVYVVWLGLTFKKHGFVGGFKNLTGYDKSLGAVLPLVVVIEFFSNVLVRPFTHAVRLFANMFAGHLLLVMFTVASWYLLNSWMIPAAGVSFAMTVVMILFELFVQAVQAYVFVLLACSYVQGALAEHH, encoded by the coding sequence ATGTCCGACAACGGGTGTGGTTTTCCGGCTCCGGGCCTGCACTCGTTCCTCTTCAAGCCGATCGCCACCGTCGGCGGGTTCGAGTTCAACAAGGTGATGCTGCTCTCGCTCATCACCACCGTCCTCGTCGTCGGCTTCTTCTGGGCGGCCTTCGGCAAGGCCAAGGTGGTGCCGGGCAAGCTGCAGATGGTCGGTGAGGCCGGCTACGACTTCGTCCGCCGCGGCATCGTCTACGAGACCCTCGGCAAGAAGGAGGGCGAGAAGTACGTCCCCCTGATGGTCTCGCTGTTCTTCTTCATCTGGATCATGAACGTCTGGTCCGTGATCCCGCTGGCCCAGTTCCCGGTGGCCTCGATCATCGCCTTCCCGGCGGTGCTCGCCGCGATCGTCTACGTGGTGTGGCTCGGACTCACGTTCAAGAAGCACGGCTTCGTGGGCGGGTTCAAGAACCTCACCGGTTACGACAAGTCGCTCGGCGCGGTGCTGCCGCTCGTCGTGGTCATCGAGTTCTTCTCGAACGTCCTCGTGAGGCCCTTCACGCACGCGGTCCGACTCTTCGCGAACATGTTCGCCGGCCACCTGCTGCTCGTGATGTTCACCGTCGCCAGCTGGTACCTGCTGAACAGCTGGATGATCCCGGCCGCGGGCGTCTCGTTCGCCATGACCGTCGTCATGATCCTCTTCGAGCTCTTCGTCCAGGCCGTCCAGGCGTACGTCTTCGTCCTGCTGGCCTGCTCCTACGTTCAGGGCGCTCTCGCCGAGCACCACTGA
- a CDS encoding L-threonylcarbamoyladenylate synthase, translating to MARRYDTNDATDRATGLREAASAVRRGELVVLPTDTVYGIGADAFTSEAVADLLAAKGRGRNMPTPVLIGSPNTLHGLVTDFSEMAWELVDAFWPGALTLVARHQPSLQWDLGDTRGTVAVRMPLHPVAIELLTEVGPMAVSSANLTGHPAPENCDAAQEMLGDSVSVYLDGGPTPGNVPSSIVDVTRPVPVLLREGAISPDELRKVVPDLEVAN from the coding sequence ATGGCTCGGCGATACGACACCAATGACGCGACCGACCGCGCGACCGGTCTGCGTGAGGCCGCGTCCGCCGTGCGCCGTGGCGAGCTCGTGGTGCTGCCGACGGACACGGTGTACGGCATCGGCGCGGACGCGTTCACCTCGGAGGCCGTCGCCGACCTGCTGGCGGCCAAGGGCCGCGGCCGCAACATGCCCACGCCCGTCCTCATCGGCTCCCCGAACACCCTGCACGGCCTCGTCACGGACTTCTCCGAGATGGCCTGGGAACTGGTCGACGCGTTCTGGCCGGGCGCGCTGACGCTCGTCGCCAGGCACCAGCCGTCCCTCCAGTGGGACCTCGGTGACACCCGCGGCACGGTGGCCGTGCGGATGCCGCTGCACCCGGTCGCCATCGAGCTGCTCACCGAGGTCGGCCCCATGGCCGTCTCGTCCGCGAACCTCACCGGCCACCCGGCGCCGGAGAACTGCGACGCCGCGCAGGAGATGCTCGGCGACTCCGTCTCCGTCTACCTCGACGGCGGCCCGACCCCCGGCAACGTCCCCTCCTCGATCGTCGACGTCACGCGGCCCGTGCCGGTGCTGCTGCGCGAGGGCGCGATCTCGCCGGACGAGCTGCGCAAGGTGGTACCCGACCTCGAGGTGGCGAATTGA
- a CDS encoding F0F1 ATP synthase subunit epsilon, giving the protein MAAELHVALVAADREVWSGEATLVVARTTSGDIGVMPGHQPLLGVLESGPVTIRTSEGATVVAAVHGGFISFADNKLSLLAEIAELADEIDVQRAEQELARAKAEDDTVAERRADVRLRAATATR; this is encoded by the coding sequence TTGGCTGCTGAGCTGCACGTCGCGCTGGTCGCGGCCGACCGAGAGGTCTGGTCCGGCGAGGCCACCCTGGTCGTCGCGCGCACCACGTCCGGCGACATCGGCGTCATGCCCGGTCACCAGCCGCTGCTCGGTGTGCTGGAGTCGGGCCCGGTGACCATCCGTACGAGTGAAGGTGCGACGGTCGTCGCCGCGGTGCACGGCGGTTTCATCTCGTTCGCGGACAACAAGCTGTCGCTGCTGGCCGAGATCGCCGAGCTGGCCGACGAGATCGACGTCCAGCGCGCGGAGCAGGAACTGGCCCGCGCGAAGGCGGAGGACGACACCGTGGCCGAGCGCCGCGCGGACGTCCGTCTGCGGGCGGCGACGGCGACGCGCTGA
- a CDS encoding F0F1 ATP synthase subunit B produces MIANLVQLAAEEEQNPLLPPGPELLVGTIAFAIVFFFFWKKLLPNINKVLEERRTAIEGGIEEAEAMKVEAQSVLEQYKAQLAEARHEAARLRQEAQEQGAALIAEMRAEGQRQREEIVAAGHAQIEADRKAAASSLRQDVGKLATDLAGKLVGESLEDHARQSRVIDRFLDELDQKAEAAR; encoded by the coding sequence GTGATCGCCAACCTGGTACAGCTGGCGGCCGAGGAGGAGCAGAACCCGCTCCTGCCTCCGGGCCCCGAGCTGCTCGTCGGCACCATCGCCTTCGCCATCGTGTTCTTCTTCTTCTGGAAGAAGCTGCTTCCGAACATCAACAAGGTTCTGGAGGAGCGCCGCACGGCGATCGAAGGCGGTATCGAAGAGGCCGAGGCCATGAAGGTCGAGGCCCAGAGCGTCCTTGAGCAGTACAAGGCTCAGCTCGCCGAGGCCCGGCACGAGGCCGCGCGTCTGCGCCAGGAGGCGCAGGAGCAGGGTGCCGCGCTCATCGCCGAGATGCGGGCCGAGGGCCAGCGGCAGCGCGAGGAGATCGTCGCCGCGGGTCACGCCCAGATCGAGGCCGACCGCAAGGCCGCCGCGTCCTCGCTGCGTCAGGACGTCGGCAAGCTGGCCACCGACCTGGCCGGCAAGCTCGTCGGCGAGTCCCTCGAGGACCACGCCCGCCAGAGCCGCGTGATCGACCGCTTCCTGGACGAGCTCGACCAGAAGGCCGAGGCCGCGCGATGA
- the atpD gene encoding F0F1 ATP synthase subunit beta, whose protein sequence is MTTTVETATATGRVARVIGPVVDVEFPVDAMPDIYNALHVEVSDPANEGQKKTLTLEVAQHLGDGLVRTISMQPTDGLVRQAPVTDTGASISVPVGDFTKGKVFNTLGEVLNVNESYDGERWPIHRKAPNFDELESKTEMFETGVKVIDLLTPYVKGGKIGLFGGAGVGKTVLIQEMIYRVANNHDGVSVFAGVGERTREGNDLIDEMSESGVIDKTALVFGQMDEPPGTRLRVALAGLTMAEYFRDVQKQDVLFFIDNIFRFTQAGSEVSTLLGRMPSAVGYQPNLADEMGLLQERITSTRGHSITSMQAIYVPADDLTDPAPATTFAHLDATTVLSRPISEKGIYPAVDPLDSTSRILDPRYIAQDHYNAAMRVKNILQKYKDLQDIIAILGIDELGEEDKLVVHRARRVERFLSQNTHVAKQFTGVDGSDVPLDESIAAFNAICDGEYDHFPEQAFFMCGGIEDLKKNAKELGVS, encoded by the coding sequence ATGACCACCACTGTTGAGACGGCCACGGCGACGGGCCGCGTCGCGCGGGTCATCGGCCCGGTCGTCGACGTGGAGTTCCCCGTCGACGCGATGCCGGACATCTACAACGCCCTGCACGTCGAGGTCTCCGACCCGGCGAACGAGGGCCAGAAGAAGACGCTGACCCTGGAGGTCGCCCAGCACCTGGGTGACGGCCTGGTCCGCACCATCTCCATGCAGCCCACCGACGGTCTGGTCCGCCAGGCCCCGGTGACCGACACGGGCGCCTCCATCTCGGTGCCGGTCGGCGACTTCACCAAGGGCAAGGTGTTCAACACCCTCGGTGAGGTGCTGAACGTCAACGAGTCCTACGACGGCGAGCGCTGGCCGATCCACCGCAAGGCGCCGAACTTCGACGAGCTCGAGTCGAAGACCGAGATGTTCGAGACCGGCGTCAAGGTCATCGACCTGCTGACCCCGTACGTCAAGGGCGGCAAGATCGGTCTGTTCGGCGGCGCCGGCGTCGGCAAGACGGTGCTCATCCAGGAGATGATCTACCGCGTCGCCAACAACCACGACGGTGTGTCGGTGTTCGCCGGTGTCGGTGAGCGCACCCGTGAGGGCAACGACCTCATCGACGAGATGAGCGAGTCCGGTGTCATCGACAAGACCGCGCTGGTCTTCGGTCAGATGGACGAGCCCCCGGGCACCCGTCTGCGCGTCGCGCTGGCCGGCCTCACCATGGCCGAGTACTTCCGTGACGTCCAGAAGCAGGACGTGCTGTTCTTCATCGACAACATCTTCCGCTTCACCCAGGCGGGCTCCGAGGTGTCGACCCTGCTCGGCCGCATGCCCTCCGCGGTGGGCTACCAGCCGAACCTGGCCGACGAGATGGGTCTCCTCCAGGAGCGCATCACCTCGACCCGTGGTCACTCGATCACCTCGATGCAGGCGATCTACGTCCCCGCGGACGACCTGACCGACCCGGCCCCGGCCACCACCTTCGCCCACCTCGACGCGACGACGGTTCTGTCCCGTCCGATCTCGGAGAAGGGCATCTACCCGGCCGTGGACCCGCTGGACTCGACGTCCCGGATCCTGGACCCGCGCTACATCGCGCAGGACCACTACAACGCGGCCATGCGCGTGAAGAACATCCTGCAGAAGTACAAGGACCTGCAGGACATTATCGCGATCCTCGGTATCGACGAGCTCGGCGAGGAGGACAAGCTCGTCGTCCACCGTGCCCGTCGCGTGGAGCGCTTCCTGTCCCAGAACACCCACGTCGCCAAGCAGTTCACCGGCGTGGACGGTTCGGACGTGCCGCTGGACGAGTCGATCGCCGCGTTCAACGCGATCTGCGACGGTGAGTACGACCACTTCCCGGAGCAGGCGTTCTTCATGTGCGGTGGCATCGAGGACCTGAAGAAGAACGCGAAGGAGCTGGGCGTCTCCTGA
- a CDS encoding MraY family glycosyltransferase: MREYLLTLCVTAAVTYLLTGPVRKFAIVAGAMPEIRARDVHREPTPRLGGIAMFFGLCAGLLVADHLTNLGQLFEKSNEPRALLSGAALIWLIGVLDDKFEIDALIKLGGQMIAAGVMVVQGLTILWLPVPGVGSVALTQWQGTLLTVALVVITINAVNFVDGLDGLAAGMVCIAAAAFFLYAYRIWYSYGIEAAAPATLFSAILMGMCLGFLPHNMHPARIFMGDSGSMLIGLVLAAGAISVTGQVDPDALNLYAGSEKEAVHQTVPVYIPLILPLTIIAVPAADLILAIVRRTWRGQSPFAADRGHLHHRLLEIGHSHSRAVLIMYFWSALIAFGALAYSVNSASMWIVLSVVFLSAIGLVLLLLPRFTPRAPRWAEAFVPPRYRRRRASATAPEASTPAGPGSPQGPGSADGHGEDAGHRTPVAAGVSGVNGATAVGSRVRPAGRRNADSAR, from the coding sequence GTGCGTGAATACCTGCTGACGCTCTGCGTCACGGCCGCGGTGACGTACCTGCTGACCGGCCCGGTCCGCAAGTTCGCGATCGTGGCCGGGGCGATGCCGGAGATCCGGGCGCGTGACGTGCACCGGGAACCCACTCCGCGGCTCGGCGGTATCGCGATGTTCTTCGGCCTGTGCGCGGGCCTGCTGGTCGCCGACCACCTCACCAACCTCGGCCAGCTCTTCGAGAAGTCCAACGAGCCCCGGGCGCTGCTCTCCGGGGCGGCGCTGATCTGGCTGATCGGCGTCCTGGACGACAAGTTCGAGATCGACGCCCTGATCAAGCTGGGCGGCCAGATGATCGCCGCCGGCGTGATGGTCGTGCAGGGCCTGACGATCCTGTGGCTGCCCGTCCCGGGCGTCGGTTCGGTCGCGCTCACCCAGTGGCAGGGCACGCTGCTCACGGTCGCGCTGGTCGTCATCACCATCAACGCGGTCAACTTCGTCGACGGCCTGGACGGTCTCGCGGCCGGCATGGTGTGCATCGCGGCGGCGGCGTTCTTCCTGTACGCCTACCGCATCTGGTACTCGTACGGCATCGAGGCCGCCGCCCCGGCGACGCTCTTCTCGGCGATCCTGATGGGCATGTGCCTGGGCTTCCTGCCGCACAACATGCACCCGGCGCGGATCTTCATGGGCGACTCCGGCTCGATGCTCATCGGCCTGGTCCTGGCGGCCGGCGCGATCTCCGTCACCGGGCAGGTCGACCCGGACGCCCTGAACCTGTACGCGGGTTCGGAGAAGGAGGCCGTGCACCAGACGGTGCCGGTCTACATCCCGCTGATCCTGCCGCTCACCATCATCGCGGTGCCGGCCGCCGACCTGATCCTGGCGATCGTGCGGCGCACCTGGCGCGGTCAGTCGCCGTTCGCGGCGGACCGGGGCCATCTGCACCACCGGCTGCTGGAGATCGGCCACTCGCACAGCCGGGCGGTGCTGATCATGTACTTCTGGTCGGCGCTGATCGCCTTCGGCGCGCTGGCCTACTCCGTCAACTCGGCGTCGATGTGGATCGTCCTGAGCGTGGTCTTCCTCAGCGCGATCGGCCTGGTGCTGCTCCTGCTGCCGCGCTTCACCCCCCGCGCCCCGCGCTGGGCGGAGGCCTTCGTCCCGCCGCGCTACCGCCGCCGCCGCGCGTCGGCGACCGCCCCGGAGGCGTCGACGCCGGCGGGTCCCGGGTCCCCGCAGGGCCCCGGCTCCGCGGACGGGCACGGGGAGGACGCCGGTCACCGCACCCCCGTCGCCGCGGGGGTCTCCGGCGTCAACGGCGCGACCGCCGTCGGCTCCCGCGTACGCCCGGCGGGCCGGCGGAACGCCGACAGCGCGCGCTGA